The region GCGGTGTTCGGACGGACGTGCGGGACCGGTAAAGGATGTTAGAGGATTGTTAGAGGATGGTATAGGAACGGAATGGGATGATAGAGGATTGATAGAGGACGGTATAGGAACGGAATGGGATGATAGAGGATTGTTAGAGGATGGTATAGGAACGGTAGAGGATGTTAAAGGATGACTAGAGGACGGTAGCGGACGACTAAGTGGCGAGACTGGCTTGCCACTGAATGTTTTGTAGTATGAAAGGTGGGGCAGGATGTCGGTAAGTTTTCTGATTAAGTAGCGCAAAAGTACCGTGTTGCTCCATTGCACAAGAAATTTATAACCCTCCGGATCAGTCCACGTTCGAGATTTTTGTTCCGGTTTTTCTGGTTTTGCAAGTAGCCAAAAGGTTTTAATTCCGGCCAATTTGCCAACCTCTTCGCTTGTTAAACCGGTGGTATTTGGTTTTGGCCAGTCGTTGGGCAAATTATCCCAGTCGGGTTTATTAAAATCAAAAGTTTTTACGAAATCCTTTAATAACACAAAGTAATTCTACACCCAAACAGTCGTTCCTTTGATGTCCTTTATTGTCCTATAATGTCGTGTTATAATAACAGAAAATGAACAGGAAAATTGTTACTTTCGTGATTTTGCTCTGTTTTGTCGCGGTGGCTGGTGCTTATCGTGCTCGCGCGGGAATTGGTTCCTGCGCGGTTTCGGTGAGCCCATCAAATCTTGCTACAAACATTGCCGGTTCGCTTAATTTTTCCGTTACAAACAATGATGGCGCGCTGGAAGCGAAATGGATTAAAGTATCGGCTCCTTCGCAAAACTATGAAATTCAATCCGGTAGTGGTTCGGGGTGGCCGGGGAGCGTTGGATCGCCAACAGAGGTTACTTTTCACGGGACCTTGTCCGCCGGGAGTAATGTGGGCCTCGGAATAAACGTGCAAACAAGCACAAGTTCTACCGCCCCCGCGGTTTGGAGTGTGCAAATATCCGATCAAACGGATGGTTCGGGGGCTGTTTCTTGCACCGGTGATACTAACGTATCGATTGGTGAACAGGGAATGGATAGTGTGTCACCCGTAATTTCAGATGTGAGTGTTTTCGATATTACTTCATCCGGTGCAATAATTCGTTGGACTACAAATGAAGTGGCAACATCGGTTGTGGATTATGGAAAAACAACCGGTTATGGTGACAAAAAGGAAGTTTTGGATTTAGTTGAATCTCATGAAGTAACAATTCAGGGCCTTACGGCCGATACGACATATCATTATCGAATAAAAAGCGCGGATTCGGCTGGAAACACAGCGCAAACTTCCGATAACACATTTGCGACGGCAAAAATTACCGTAACTCCAACGCCCACTCCAGCGACCCCCACTTCCTCATCAGAACCAACAACACAAACAACAACCGTTGAGGTTGTGACAATTACGTCAACCCCTATTCCGACAGTAAAACCAACACCAAAGCCCAAACCTATTGTGGTGCCCACGCCAACTCCGACGCCGACAGTCCCACAAGATATTCTTTCACCACGAGTTGCCATTAGCACTGATTTGTCGAAACCGTTTGAAGTGGCGCCTGTCATTTCTGGACGAGCTGTGGATGAGAGCGGAATTGGTGTTATAGACTATTCTT is a window of bacterium DNA encoding:
- a CDS encoding four helix bundle protein, producing MLLKDFVKTFDFNKPDWDNLPNDWPKPNTTGLTSEEVGKLAGIKTFWLLAKPEKPEQKSRTWTDPEGYKFLVQWSNTVLLRYLIRKLTDILPHLSYYKTFSGKPVSPLSRPLPSSSHPLTSSTVPIPSSNNPLSSHSVPIPSSINPLSSHSVPIPSSNNPLTSFTGPARPSEHRRKAQLDDAARSVVRNIEEGYKRATTKEYIDFIGYSQGSLEEVKGDIIELAQDKFLKTRAGSSLSDLHIDLGQLNKALKGNKPANSKNEPSKFEYHPLEILYPPLNNISGTELTVEQFIELINKTDYLLRKLVESLELKLNNDHKFYQVERARIKGKIKGR